From Triticum urartu cultivar G1812 chromosome 2, Tu2.1, whole genome shotgun sequence, a single genomic window includes:
- the LOC125535403 gene encoding ethylene-responsive transcription factor ERF010-like, with the protein MPPRCWETWGYRGVRARPSVGFSAEIRFRGMRLGLGNFDTANEAARAYNTAAWRLRWPHRTLNFPNVPTRERAQELAPLPRLITDEDRRDNRRREHYLGIAEMDEEAMALWHQRFPQDIINEREFYEQRRAERDKRRAKRAAYREDKHRQRADTQFNMKLGAASPWESDDDRYLHAYSQASEEDITGRSRTTRSS; encoded by the coding sequence ATGCCGCCGCGTTGCTGGGAAACTTGGGGATACCGCGGCGTCCGTGCGCGCCCCTCCGTAGGCTTCTCCGCCGAGATCCGATTCCGCGGgatgcgcctcggcctcggcaatTTCGACACCGCCAACGAGGCCGCCCGCGCGTACAACACGGCGGCGTGGCGCCTCCGGTGGCCTCATAGAACATTGAACTTCCCCAACGTGCCGACACGGGAGCGGGCACAGGAGCTCGCGCCTCTACCGCGGCTTATCACCGACGAGGATCGTCGCGACAACCGGAGGCGGGAGCACTATCTCGGCATCGCAGAGATGGACGAGGAAGCCATGGCGCTGTGGCACCAACGCTTCCCGCAGGACATCATCAACGAGCGTGAGTTCTACGAGCAAAGGAGGGCGGAGAGAGATAAGAGGAGGGCAAAGCGAGCCGCCTATCGCGAGGACAAGCATAGGCAAAGAGCGGACACTCAATTCAACATGAAGCTAGGAGCAGCGTCGCCCTGGGAATCCGACGATGATCGGTATCTTCACGCCTACAGTCAAGcgtcggaggaggacatcaccgGGAGGAGTCGGACGACGAGGAGTAGTTGA